One region of Acidobacteriota bacterium genomic DNA includes:
- the rplV gene encoding 50S ribosomal protein L22, with product MIATAKITYVNTSAQKTRLVADMIRGRSVNEALSILRFAKKHVARDIQKLLKSAVANAESRPGRQVDVDELVVRSIQVNGASLKMRKRTLPAPMGRAYRVQRRQCHITIGLDVRK from the coding sequence ATGATCGCCACCGCCAAGATCACCTACGTGAACACGTCGGCCCAGAAGACCCGCCTCGTGGCGGACATGATCCGGGGCCGTTCGGTGAACGAGGCCCTCTCCATCCTGCGCTTCGCCAAGAAGCACGTGGCGAGGGACATCCAGAAGCTCCTCAAGTCCGCCGTCGCCAACGCCGAGAGCCGGCCTGGCCGCCAGGTGGACGTGGACGAGCTCGTGGTTCGGAGCATCCAGGTGAACGGCGCCTCCCTCAAGATGCGCAAGCGGACTTTGCCGGCCCCCATGGGGCGGGCGTACCGGGTCCAGCGCCGCCAGTGCCACATCACCATCGGCCTGGACGTGAGGAAGTAG
- the rplN gene encoding 50S ribosomal protein L14, translated as MIQMGTILDVADNSGAKKLSCIRLKGGASMGRYAGLGDIITCAVKEAAPQGTIKKGKVVKAVVVRTVKETRRRDGSYIRFDNNAAVLVDDKGEPVGTRVFGPVARELREKRFMKIVSLAPEVI; from the coding sequence ATGATCCAGATGGGAACCATTCTCGATGTGGCCGACAACTCGGGAGCCAAGAAGCTCTCCTGCATCCGTCTAAAAGGCGGTGCGTCCATGGGCCGCTACGCGGGCTTGGGCGACATCATCACCTGCGCGGTGAAGGAGGCGGCGCCCCAGGGAACCATCAAGAAGGGAAAGGTCGTCAAGGCCGTCGTCGTCCGGACCGTGAAGGAGACGCGGCGCCGGGACGGCTCGTACATCCGATTCGACAACAACGCCGCGGTGCTGGTGGACGACAAGGGTGAGCCCGTCGGCACGCGCGTTTTCGGTCCCGTGGCCCGGGAGCTCAGGGAGAAGCGCTTCATGAAGATCGTCTCCCTCGCCCCCGAGGTCATCTGA
- the rpmC gene encoding 50S ribosomal protein L29: MMKPQELRRPQKIRDLSLDELRREESEITEHLMKLRFQMASGQIENPQLIRAYRRGLARVKTILAEKQRPAGGN; this comes from the coding sequence ATGATGAAGCCGCAGGAGCTCAGACGGCCCCAGAAGATCCGTGACCTCTCCTTGGACGAGTTGAGGCGCGAGGAGAGCGAGATCACCGAACACCTGATGAAGCTTCGCTTCCAGATGGCTTCGGGCCAGATCGAAAACCCCCAGCTCATCCGGGCCTACCGGCGGGGTCTGGCGAGGGTCAAGACCATCCTGGCCGAGAAGCAGCGGCCGGCCGGAGGGAACTGA
- the rpsQ gene encoding 30S ribosomal protein S17, whose product MDATKTQSPHRHRATKVGVVVSDKMEKTVVVKVERKIFHKTYQKVVNRTSRFKAHDEGNQCGVGDKVLIVETRPLSRDKHWAVKKVLEKAR is encoded by the coding sequence ATGGACGCGACCAAGACCCAGAGTCCCCACCGCCACCGGGCAACCAAAGTCGGCGTGGTGGTTTCGGACAAGATGGAGAAGACCGTCGTGGTGAAGGTGGAACGCAAGATCTTCCACAAGACCTATCAGAAGGTCGTGAACCGGACCTCCCGGTTCAAGGCCCACGACGAGGGGAACCAGTGCGGCGTGGGGGACAAGGTCCTCATCGTGGAGACCCGGCCCCTGAGCCGAGACAAGCATTGGGCCGTGAAGAAGGTCCTCGAGAAGGCCCGCTGA
- the rplP gene encoding 50S ribosomal protein L16 — MLMPKKVKYRKQQRGRRGGIAVRGSSVSFGDYGLMALEPAWITNRQIEAGRVAINRYIKRGGKMWIRIFPAKPYTKKPLETRMGKGKGNLEGWVATVKPGRILFELEGVTLDIAQEAFRLAAQKLPIKTRFVSRKDQEFSL, encoded by the coding sequence ATGTTGATGCCGAAGAAGGTCAAATACAGGAAGCAGCAGAGGGGCCGCAGGGGTGGGATCGCCGTGCGCGGAAGCTCGGTGTCCTTCGGGGACTACGGCCTCATGGCCCTTGAGCCCGCCTGGATCACGAACCGCCAGATCGAAGCGGGCCGCGTGGCCATCAACCGCTACATCAAACGCGGGGGAAAGATGTGGATCCGGATCTTCCCCGCCAAGCCCTACACGAAGAAACCCCTGGAAACCCGCATGGGCAAGGGCAAGGGAAATCTGGAGGGGTGGGTCGCCACAGTGAAGCCGGGGCGGATCCTCTTCGAGCTGGAAGGCGTCACCCTGGACATCGCCCAGGAGGCTTTCCGCCTGGCGGCCCAGAAGCTGCCCATCAAGACGCGTTTCGTTTCCCGCAAGGACCAGGAGTTCTCCCTATGA
- the rpsS gene encoding 30S ribosomal protein S19 encodes MTRSLKKGPFVDAHLDKKVEAMNASGKKAVIKTWSRRSMIVPSMLNHTIAVHNGKKFVPVYVTENMIGHRLGEFAPTRTFRGHSGEKKKAEVKK; translated from the coding sequence ATGACCCGCTCGCTGAAGAAGGGCCCCTTCGTGGACGCCCACCTCGACAAGAAGGTGGAGGCCATGAACGCCTCGGGAAAGAAGGCCGTCATCAAGACCTGGAGCCGGAGGTCCATGATCGTGCCCTCCATGCTCAACCACACCATCGCCGTCCATAACGGGAAGAAGTTCGTTCCCGTGTACGTGACCGAAAACATGATCGGCCATCGCCTGGGCGAGTTCGCCCCCACCCGCACCTTCCGGGGCCACTCGGGCGAAAAGAAAAAGGCCGAGGTGAAGAAGTGA
- the rplX gene encoding 50S ribosomal protein L24 yields the protein MGNRIKKNDQVVVLSGKEKGKRGRVLSILPEKERAVVENVNFVKRHTKANPQRNIKGGILEKESSMPMGRLMLVCKECQQPVRPAFKVVEGGRKARVCRKCNAVLD from the coding sequence GTGGGTAACCGAATCAAGAAGAACGACCAGGTGGTGGTCCTCTCCGGCAAGGAGAAGGGCAAGCGGGGACGGGTCCTCTCCATTCTCCCGGAGAAGGAGCGGGCCGTCGTCGAAAACGTGAACTTCGTGAAGCGCCACACCAAGGCCAACCCCCAGCGGAACATCAAGGGCGGGATTCTCGAGAAGGAATCCTCCATGCCGATGGGCCGCCTGATGCTGGTCTGCAAGGAGTGCCAGCAGCCCGTCCGCCCAGCCTTCAAGGTGGTGGAGGGGGGGCGCAAGGCCCGCGTGTGCCGCAAGTGCAACGCCGTTCTGGACTGA
- the rpsC gene encoding 30S ribosomal protein S3, with product MGQKVNPVGFRVGFNKDWESRWFSKKEYKTLLHEDLVLRKELLQRLKHAGVSRVDMERAGKKLTVTIATSRPGVIIGKKGAEVDRLKEEIQRRLDREVYIKIDEIHRPEIDARLVAESIALQLTKRVAFRRAMKRAIEMAGKFGALGIRIRVAGRLNGAEIARSEWYLEGRLPLQTLRSDIDYGLAEAHTTYGVIGVKVWIYKGQKVSK from the coding sequence TTGGGCCAGAAAGTGAATCCCGTGGGTTTCCGGGTGGGTTTCAACAAGGACTGGGAGTCCCGCTGGTTCTCCAAGAAGGAGTACAAGACCCTCCTTCACGAGGACCTCGTCCTGAGAAAGGAACTCCTCCAGCGCCTCAAGCACGCGGGGGTCTCTCGCGTGGACATGGAGCGGGCCGGCAAGAAGCTGACCGTGACCATCGCCACGAGCCGCCCCGGCGTGATCATCGGAAAAAAGGGCGCCGAGGTGGACCGCCTCAAGGAGGAGATCCAGCGTCGCCTGGACCGTGAGGTCTACATCAAGATCGACGAAATCCACCGCCCCGAGATCGACGCGCGCCTTGTGGCCGAGTCCATCGCCCTTCAGCTCACCAAGCGCGTGGCCTTCCGCCGGGCCATGAAGCGCGCCATCGAAATGGCCGGCAAGTTCGGCGCGCTGGGGATCCGCATCCGCGTGGCCGGGCGCCTGAACGGAGCGGAGATCGCCCGTTCCGAATGGTATCTGGAGGGCCGGCTGCCGCTCCAGACCCTGAGGAGCGACATCGACTACGGGCTCGCCGAGGCCCACACGACCTACGGGGTCATCGGCGTGAAAGTCTGGATCTACAAGGGCCAGAAGGTGAGCAAGTAG